From the genome of Vicia villosa cultivar HV-30 ecotype Madison, WI linkage group LG2, Vvil1.0, whole genome shotgun sequence, one region includes:
- the LOC131646742 gene encoding NEP1-interacting protein 1-like: MDFVQNPCPSRSSLFGSFGNFVDKVKEMGTLAVSAIIGNIFSAILTFCFALVGTLLGAMTGALIGQETESGFIRGAAVGAISGAVFSIEVFESSLVLWHSDESGIGCLLYLIDVIASLLSGRLVRERIGPAMLSAVQSQMGAVETSFDEVQNLFDIGGSKGLSGDSVAKIPKIKITTDNVDASGEKVSCSVCLQDFQLGETVRSLPHCHHMFHLPCIDMWLLRHGSCPLCRRDL; this comes from the exons ATGGATTTCGTGCAAAATCCTTGTCCTTCTCGTTCGTCTTTGTTCGGTTCCTTCGGGAATTTCGTTGACAAGGTTAAAGAAATGGGTACTCTTGCTGTTTCCGCTATCATTGGGAACATTTTCTCGGCGATCTTGACCTTTTGTTTTGCATTAG TGGGGACGTTGTTGGGTGCTATGACAGGAGCTTTGATAGGTCAAGAGACAGAAAGTGGTTTCATTCGAGGTGCGGCGGTTGGTGCTATATCAGGAGCTGTTTTTTCGATTGAAGTGTTTGAATCATCTCTTGTTCTTTGGCATTCTGATGAATCTGGGATTGGTTGTCTTTTATATTTG ATTGATGTTATAGCTAGTTTGTTGAGTGGAAGACTCGTGCGTGAGAGGATTGGTCCTGCAATGTTGAGTGCTGTTCAAAGTCAG ATGGGTGCTGTTGAAACCAGCTTTGATGAGGTTCAAAACCTCTTCGACATTGGTGGTTCAAAAGGTTTATCCGGAGATTCCGTTGCGAAAATCCCAAAAATCAAAATCACCACTGACAATGTCGATGCGTCAGGGGAGAAAGTTTCTTGTTCAGTTTGTCTCCAG GACTTTCAGCTCGGCGAGACGGTTAGAAGTTTACCTCATTGTCATCACATGTTTCATCTACCTTGCATAGATATGTGGCTCTTGAGGCATGGTTCTTGCCCATTATGCAGAAGGGATCTGTAA